One segment of Candidatus Manganitrophus noduliformans DNA contains the following:
- a CDS encoding class I SAM-dependent methyltransferase, giving the protein MAEQLGLFSLLQQTEETHASCFKPAVLFEEELSESYPFLSYRLSPSRWVTHFDGSGDRAGRHIAAVNRLPAVRSRLIELLAKLREDAHPGLCDAWMAMATAQERLYLDYSGEGGLAVSPDLIRSQLTYIRDRQPSSSQRKALLSGLYALLGSEFPPAAASLAESLRSQARQFSFGEISAVRVDYFLEGLKTLEEEAAGKEIFEPAARRLNSDEGNGAYYSPEVFQHLLRLIPLSAIAGEEINVLEPNVGKGSLIRPMVHHPGFLIVANDLNPISAEIAEVTTMVDPEAIVFACREGRAIHPVRNCAVFKSHAFDLLTLLPDHLFDLLIANPPYTFDHPKSGFDRQLRAMGLSKGPQGFSLAAYTRQILPVKLREGGISILITSARSRNFKRTRHASGHVTHPMMILAITGQPFSENDAELVPVSMPAYVFDGEGIAEKRQIRAECFVSINVFLSSREANGKQTVFSECAIIRVHHEQLASFVDLCLSPSRWKSMERQLLGPSMRMLQSANLLRIFSRIKEALRNDLEAKRTSAKRRYDNEEADRHEKRIEEVNNQRFHQIGTFEELNEWLAGLSERWNIPVRKEIERTLRTNPLREIFAKKRKSASPASTVAADVKRVFRAVLSVSDRFFSRFYLLSAIYPALALREIAERHGPFDGVAFGGTHPTLKRTPYPFSMYLLKESEISELLETFPEEERKEVLAKMRERMRLLISHVAEFNAVGKTASEALNAAFGNSWRQDLVRGVLPQRRRIPPLLDSGNGLVEALARLLLNLVEQDAVKVREKNEALATFDLIERQEQYQRYLKDFNSGGLTEKRIGNLVRKTEELIAVMQKAQEILSGSRTAPGRKIRLQPVG; this is encoded by the coding sequence ATGGCGGAACAACTCGGTTTGTTCTCTTTGTTACAGCAAACGGAAGAAACCCATGCATCGTGTTTCAAGCCGGCGGTTCTTTTCGAAGAGGAGCTGAGCGAAAGCTATCCATTTCTCTCCTACCGGCTCTCGCCCTCCCGGTGGGTGACCCATTTTGACGGGAGCGGGGACCGCGCCGGAAGGCATATCGCCGCGGTGAACCGGCTGCCGGCCGTAAGGTCCCGATTGATTGAACTGCTGGCGAAGTTGAGAGAGGATGCCCATCCCGGCCTCTGTGATGCATGGATGGCAATGGCCACCGCACAGGAGAGGCTTTATCTCGATTATTCCGGCGAAGGGGGGCTTGCCGTCTCGCCCGATCTGATCCGCAGCCAACTGACTTATATCCGGGACCGGCAACCCTCCTCCTCCCAGAGAAAAGCGCTCCTTTCCGGCCTGTATGCGCTACTCGGGTCGGAGTTTCCTCCGGCGGCCGCGTCGTTGGCCGAGTCGTTGAGGAGCCAGGCGCGGCAGTTCTCCTTCGGAGAGATCTCCGCGGTCCGCGTCGATTATTTTCTGGAAGGGCTCAAGACGCTGGAAGAAGAGGCGGCAGGGAAGGAGATCTTCGAACCGGCGGCGAGGAGGTTGAACTCCGATGAAGGAAACGGCGCTTATTATTCTCCGGAAGTGTTTCAACACCTCCTTCGGTTGATTCCTCTCTCCGCGATCGCGGGAGAGGAGATCAATGTCCTGGAGCCGAACGTCGGAAAGGGGAGCCTGATCCGTCCGATGGTTCATCACCCTGGCTTTTTGATCGTAGCGAACGATCTCAATCCAATCTCCGCGGAGATCGCGGAGGTCACCACGATGGTCGACCCGGAGGCGATCGTTTTCGCCTGCAGAGAGGGGCGCGCCATCCACCCCGTCCGGAATTGCGCCGTTTTCAAGTCGCATGCGTTTGATCTGCTGACCCTTCTTCCGGATCATCTCTTCGATCTGTTGATCGCCAACCCTCCATATACGTTCGACCACCCGAAGAGCGGTTTCGACCGGCAGTTACGGGCCATGGGGCTGTCGAAAGGGCCGCAGGGATTCTCGTTGGCCGCCTACACCCGTCAGATCCTGCCGGTGAAGCTGCGGGAAGGGGGGATTTCGATTCTGATCACCTCCGCGCGGTCCCGCAACTTCAAAAGGACCCGTCACGCGTCGGGGCACGTCACTCACCCGATGATGATCCTGGCGATCACCGGCCAGCCGTTCTCCGAAAACGACGCCGAGTTGGTGCCGGTCTCGATGCCGGCCTACGTCTTCGATGGAGAGGGGATCGCCGAGAAGCGGCAGATCAGGGCGGAATGTTTTGTCTCGATCAATGTGTTCCTCTCTTCAAGGGAAGCCAATGGAAAACAGACCGTTTTTTCGGAGTGCGCGATCATCCGGGTTCACCATGAGCAACTGGCATCCTTCGTCGATTTATGTCTTTCTCCCTCACGATGGAAAAGCATGGAGCGCCAGCTGCTCGGTCCTTCCATGCGGATGTTGCAATCCGCAAATCTGCTTCGGATTTTCAGCCGAATCAAAGAGGCCCTGCGGAACGATCTGGAGGCGAAGCGGACCTCCGCGAAGCGGCGATATGACAACGAGGAGGCGGACCGGCACGAAAAGCGGATCGAGGAGGTAAACAATCAGCGGTTTCATCAGATCGGGACGTTCGAAGAACTAAACGAGTGGCTGGCCGGACTGTCGGAGCGATGGAACATTCCGGTCCGGAAGGAGATCGAGCGGACACTCCGGACCAACCCGCTTCGGGAGATTTTCGCGAAGAAGAGAAAAAGTGCATCTCCGGCCTCCACCGTGGCGGCCGATGTGAAGAGGGTCTTCCGCGCGGTTCTCTCCGTTTCCGATCGTTTTTTCTCCCGGTTTTACCTTCTCTCCGCCATCTACCCCGCCCTTGCCCTGCGTGAGATCGCGGAGCGGCATGGTCCCTTCGACGGGGTTGCCTTCGGTGGTACTCATCCGACACTGAAGCGGACGCCGTATCCCTTCTCGATGTATCTGCTGAAAGAGAGCGAGATCTCGGAACTCCTGGAGACCTTCCCCGAGGAGGAGCGGAAAGAGGTCCTCGCCAAAATGCGCGAGCGGATGCGTCTGTTGATTTCTCATGTCGCTGAATTCAATGCCGTCGGCAAGACCGCGAGCGAAGCCCTGAACGCCGCGTTTGGGAACTCCTGGCGGCAGGATCTGGTTCGAGGGGTCCTGCCGCAAAGAAGGCGCATCCCCCCGCTGCTCGATTCAGGAAACGGTCTGGTGGAAGCGTTGGCGCGGCTTCTGCTCAATTTGGTTGAGCAGGACGCGGTGAAGGTCAGAGAGAAGAATGAAGCGCTTGCGACCTTCGATTTAATCGAACGGCAAGAGCAGTATCAGAGGTATCTGAAGGATTTCAATTCGGGCGGCCTGACGGAGAAACGGATCGGGAACCTGGTTCGGAAAACGGAGGAGTTGATCGCCGTGATGCAAAAGGCGCAGGAGATATTGTCCGGCTCCCGGACGGCGCCGGGGCGAAAAATAAGGCTCCAACCGGTCGGCTGA
- a CDS encoding JAB domain-containing protein, translated as MRWVKIKLIRESRPEWATRVKEKEDVSALLKRYYRFHDREEALIICLDNKNTPTHIHSLAVGSINLCIVHPREVFKVALLANAAQIIFVHNHPSGDPTPSGEDLKLTRRLAEAGDLMGVSLIDSLIVGENRVESIIKR; from the coding sequence ATGCGATGGGTCAAAATCAAGCTGATCAGGGAGTCGCGGCCTGAGTGGGCGACTCGAGTCAAAGAGAAGGAAGATGTCTCCGCTCTGCTCAAGCGCTATTACCGCTTTCACGACCGCGAGGAGGCATTGATCATCTGCCTCGATAACAAGAACACGCCGACGCATATCCATTCGCTGGCGGTCGGCAGTATCAATCTCTGTATCGTCCATCCGCGAGAGGTTTTCAAAGTTGCATTGTTGGCCAACGCGGCGCAAATCATCTTCGTTCACAACCATCCTTCCGGAGATCCGACTCCATCGGGGGAGGACCTAAAACTGACCCGAAGGCTCGCGGAGGCCGGAGATCTCATGGGAGTGAGCCTGATCGATTCCTTGATCGTCGGAGAGAACCGGGTCGAATCGATCATAAAGAGATGA
- a CDS encoding RES family NAD+ phosphorylase, translating to MRFQKILARLKRIEPEPLNGTYYRAVRIDFMWEPLGTLGSKRAGGRYNLKGKFEVLYLAADPELALKESTPGFEVKFPPHVLFSVEIHLSRVIRLDRPEIREAFGVSLEDLLIPWRYDQNVLGREAITQKVGRMIRSSKRFEAILYPSKVDPARSNLGILMDRLKKGSTVDLFDPDRIIQWTYRGKI from the coding sequence ATGCGCTTCCAAAAGATCCTCGCGCGTCTAAAGCGAATCGAGCCTGAGCCGCTGAACGGGACCTATTATCGCGCCGTCCGGATCGATTTCATGTGGGAGCCCCTGGGGACCCTGGGGTCGAAACGGGCGGGGGGACGCTACAACCTCAAAGGAAAGTTCGAGGTTCTCTACCTCGCTGCTGACCCGGAACTCGCCTTGAAAGAATCTACCCCCGGTTTTGAAGTGAAATTCCCTCCCCATGTCCTCTTCTCGGTCGAGATTCACCTCTCGCGGGTGATCCGGCTGGACCGTCCTGAGATCCGGGAAGCGTTTGGAGTCTCGCTGGAAGATTTGCTGATTCCTTGGAGATATGATCAGAATGTCCTCGGGCGAGAGGCCATCACACAGAAGGTCGGGAGGATGATTCGATCGAGCAAACGTTTCGAGGCGATTCTCTATCCCTCGAAGGTCGACCCAGCCCGGTCAAACCTCGGAATATTAATGGACCGGTTGAAGAAAGGGTCTACGGTCGACCTCTTCGATCCGGATCGAATCATCCAATGGACCTATCGAGGAAAGATCTGA
- a CDS encoding antitoxin Xre/MbcA/ParS toxin-binding domain-containing protein has translation MATASEKVRLFRHVERGFYDETGSINIENLRKELGLTLEQIAKAVGKNIRTLQKNSHSRAIQQRLIQIVAVLTLLNELIDNPQEGQVWLNAPHPDFAGMTPKQLIVEGKAQALVDYLNEIRTGALR, from the coding sequence ATGGCAACCGCCTCAGAAAAAGTTCGGCTTTTTCGTCACGTGGAGCGCGGCTTTTATGATGAAACCGGCTCCATCAACATTGAAAATCTTCGAAAAGAGCTTGGGCTGACTTTGGAGCAGATCGCCAAGGCGGTCGGGAAAAACATTCGGACTCTCCAGAAAAATTCTCATTCGCGGGCGATTCAGCAACGTCTGATTCAGATCGTCGCGGTCTTAACGCTCCTGAATGAACTGATCGACAACCCCCAGGAAGGGCAGGTCTGGCTCAACGCCCCCCATCCCGATTTCGCGGGAATGACGCCCAAGCAGCTGATCGTCGAGGGGAAGGCGCAGGCCTTGGTCGACTATCTGAATGAAATCCGCACGGGCGCCCTCCGGTAA
- a CDS encoding ATP-dependent helicase, with protein MLNEEQLDAVRTRETPILILAGPGTGKTETIAYRISELIREGEDPEKILAITFTNRASQAMRDRVLSLTGKRLSWIRTIHGTCAQMLRGHIHKLGYNTAFNIASMEQSNKILKDCIREIGLNEAQLDVTELAGTIAQIKSQADAAERLVSESHPFSEIFNAYQVKMKSLGCIDFNDLIYLCLKLLKEDLNTLAEVRDQWRHIIIDEFQDSDPAQYQLISHLGRERGIAVVGDDDQSIYSFRSSTPEVIALFVADFSPKIITLKKSYRLPRILLEAACSLIRNNLKRFEKELICAQEADGHLEIRGFGSEAEEGDFVAKEILSLQAKGVPSEEIAILGRRHAPLAIIEASLKKMNIPCRKMGDRSFYDLREVRDIMGLITAVALPENSPAMERIFKLAPGITVRTIDLLEDIAERNEVSLYRAAELAVENQYLQGEACQRLKEVLTRLDRLRPKMEQLCISDLMRAAAKEFDYFSHLQKISRGASEYEKRLGRLKDLAQMADQFELTSGPSLTNFINEMAISAIQGGTLKEKGGIRLITLHGAKGLEFRAVFLVGAFQGNIPHVKGNLEEERRLMYVGATRAKERLYITHARYIQNEVRQRSYFVDEMGRIGKGLPVSSK; from the coding sequence TTGCTGAACGAGGAACAGCTCGACGCGGTCCGGACCCGGGAGACGCCGATATTGATTCTGGCCGGTCCGGGAACGGGAAAAACCGAGACGATCGCCTATCGGATCTCCGAATTGATCCGAGAAGGAGAAGATCCGGAGAAAATCTTGGCGATCACTTTCACGAACAGAGCGTCCCAGGCGATGAGAGACCGTGTCCTCTCCCTGACCGGAAAGCGCCTCTCCTGGATCCGGACGATCCACGGGACCTGCGCGCAGATGTTGAGAGGTCACATTCACAAACTCGGGTACAATACCGCCTTCAATATCGCCTCGATGGAGCAGAGCAATAAAATCCTCAAAGATTGCATCCGTGAGATCGGATTGAACGAGGCTCAGCTCGATGTTACGGAACTGGCCGGAACGATCGCCCAAATCAAATCACAGGCCGACGCGGCGGAGCGGCTTGTTTCCGAATCCCACCCCTTCTCGGAGATCTTCAACGCCTACCAAGTGAAGATGAAATCGTTGGGGTGTATCGATTTCAATGACCTGATCTATCTCTGTCTGAAGCTATTGAAAGAGGACCTCAACACCCTGGCTGAGGTCAGGGATCAATGGCGTCACATCATCATCGACGAATTCCAGGACTCGGATCCTGCGCAATATCAGCTGATCTCGCACTTAGGAAGAGAGCGCGGGATCGCCGTGGTCGGGGACGACGACCAATCGATCTACTCATTCCGCTCATCGACCCCGGAAGTCATCGCTCTCTTCGTCGCCGATTTCTCGCCGAAGATCATCACACTCAAGAAGAGCTACCGCCTTCCCCGGATCTTGCTGGAGGCGGCCTGCTCTCTGATCAGGAACAATCTGAAGCGGTTTGAGAAGGAACTCATCTGCGCCCAAGAAGCGGATGGGCATCTGGAGATCCGCGGATTCGGATCCGAAGCGGAAGAGGGGGATTTCGTGGCGAAGGAGATCCTCTCCCTTCAGGCCAAGGGGGTCCCTTCCGAGGAGATCGCCATCCTGGGACGGCGGCACGCGCCCCTTGCGATCATCGAAGCGTCGTTAAAGAAGATGAATATTCCCTGCCGGAAGATGGGCGACCGGTCCTTCTACGATCTGAGGGAGGTGCGCGACATAATGGGTCTGATCACGGCGGTCGCGCTGCCGGAGAACTCTCCCGCGATGGAGCGGATTTTCAAACTGGCACCCGGAATTACCGTCCGGACGATCGATTTGCTGGAGGATATCGCGGAACGAAATGAGGTCAGCCTCTATCGGGCGGCGGAACTCGCCGTTGAAAATCAATATTTGCAGGGAGAAGCGTGTCAGCGTCTGAAGGAGGTCCTGACCCGGCTGGACCGGCTTCGTCCCAAAATGGAGCAATTATGTATTTCGGATCTGATGCGGGCGGCGGCGAAGGAGTTCGATTATTTCTCCCATCTGCAGAAGATTTCACGAGGGGCCTCCGAATATGAAAAGCGGCTCGGTCGTTTAAAAGATCTCGCCCAGATGGCGGATCAATTCGAGCTGACGTCCGGGCCGAGTCTGACGAATTTCATCAACGAGATGGCGATATCCGCAATCCAGGGGGGGACCCTGAAAGAGAAGGGCGGAATTCGCCTGATCACCCTTCATGGTGCGAAAGGGCTGGAGTTCCGGGCGGTCTTTCTTGTCGGGGCCTTTCAGGGCAATATTCCTCATGTCAAAGGCAATCTGGAGGAAGAGCGCCGGCTGATGTACGTTGGCGCCACCCGCGCGAAAGAGCGTCTGTATATCACGCATGCCCGGTATATTCAGAACGAGGTGCGGCAGCGATCGTATTTTGTCGACGAGATGGGACGAATCGGCAAAGGGTTACCGGTCTCATCAAAATAG
- a CDS encoding toprim domain-containing protein: MELRAIKAIPILEVAVSLGLQIKGRSARCFAHFPDRNPSLHFNIGKNTFHCYVCPRIGGSVIDLVMQTLNVPFRDAVNYLSGSATVTKRAERGRASHDPSLGVEDKDEILRALLAEAPLEKEGARYLTGRGIGLDVARGMDIGYLRPEEYRSLFWRMSRRFGSGRLKAAGLSRFYLFAKEGLGFLLFPYRLDGRVHLLKGRCVLTKEEAKERRVRRFVTTERAGIFYNQEALKGAGTIFLCEGEVDTLTLLQVGYPAVGIPGTGSFNQRWFDLLAGKRVVLSLDSDRAGKEASVYLSEEFEKRGIAHLKLDLAHGKDVNDCYLERR; the protein is encoded by the coding sequence ATGGAGTTAAGAGCGATCAAAGCGATTCCGATCCTGGAGGTCGCCGTCAGTCTCGGTCTACAGATAAAGGGCCGGTCGGCGCGTTGTTTCGCGCATTTTCCGGATCGGAATCCCTCCCTGCATTTCAACATCGGAAAAAACACCTTTCACTGTTACGTCTGTCCCCGAATCGGGGGATCGGTCATCGACCTTGTCATGCAGACATTGAACGTCCCCTTTCGCGACGCGGTGAACTATCTCTCCGGGAGCGCCACCGTGACAAAGCGGGCGGAGAGAGGGAGGGCGTCCCACGATCCCTCTCTTGGGGTGGAAGATAAGGATGAGATACTTCGCGCCCTATTGGCGGAAGCCCCTCTGGAAAAAGAAGGGGCGCGCTATCTGACGGGGAGGGGGATCGGCCTCGACGTGGCGAGAGGGATGGATATCGGGTATTTGAGGCCGGAAGAGTACAGAAGTCTCTTTTGGCGGATGAGCAGAAGATTCGGAAGTGGCCGGTTGAAGGCGGCGGGCCTCTCCCGATTCTACCTCTTCGCCAAAGAAGGTCTTGGTTTTCTCCTCTTCCCGTACCGGCTCGATGGACGAGTCCATCTGCTCAAGGGCCGGTGCGTTCTGACGAAGGAAGAAGCGAAAGAGCGAAGGGTGAGGCGGTTTGTCACGACGGAAAGGGCGGGGATCTTCTATAACCAGGAGGCCTTGAAGGGCGCCGGGACCATTTTCCTCTGCGAGGGGGAGGTCGACACGCTCACCCTCTTGCAGGTCGGCTATCCGGCGGTCGGAATTCCCGGAACCGGGAGCTTCAATCAACGGTGGTTCGACCTACTTGCGGGGAAACGCGTGGTGCTCAGTTTGGATTCGGATCGGGCCGGGAAAGAAGCGTCGGTCTATTTGTCGGAGGAGTTCGAGAAGCGGGGGATCGCGCATCTGAAGCTCGACCTTGCCCACGGAAAAGATGTGAATGACTGTTATCTGGAAAGGAGGTGA
- a CDS encoding type II toxin-antitoxin system PemK/MazF family toxin has translation MSPVVSPARGDVWLADLNPTRGHEQAGQRPVLIVSEDLFNQGLAGLVIVLPITSTHRGIPAHVPVSPPEGGLKNASVILCDSIRSISKGRLSKRLGGVSGAVMEEVEDRIRILLAL, from the coding sequence GTGTCCCCCGTGGTTAGCCCCGCGCGAGGTGATGTGTGGCTTGCCGATTTGAACCCGACTCGGGGGCATGAGCAGGCGGGTCAGCGACCTGTCCTTATCGTCTCGGAGGACCTATTCAACCAGGGTCTGGCGGGATTAGTCATCGTGTTGCCGATTACCTCGACCCACCGAGGTATTCCTGCGCATGTCCCGGTCTCCCCGCCTGAGGGAGGACTAAAAAACGCAAGCGTCATCCTATGCGATTCGATCCGGTCCATTTCCAAAGGACGTCTCTCGAAAAGATTGGGCGGGGTATCCGGGGCCGTCATGGAGGAGGTCGAAGATCGGATTCGGATTCTTCTGGCACTTTAG
- a CDS encoding toxin-antitoxin system protein yields the protein MESATVRISGPSRKTLRDLSDKTGEPMQAILDKAIELYRRQRFLEEVNTAYAAVRQDEKAWSAIEKERGEWDATLLDGLQEVEKPSKVAKVSRKKGVPRG from the coding sequence ATGGAAAGTGCGACAGTGAGAATCAGCGGTCCGTCCCGGAAGACTCTTCGGGATCTCTCAGACAAGACGGGAGAGCCGATGCAGGCGATCTTGGACAAGGCGATTGAGCTTTACCGGAGGCAGCGGTTCCTGGAGGAGGTCAATACGGCCTATGCCGCCGTACGCCAGGATGAAAAGGCGTGGTCGGCAATTGAAAAGGAACGGGGAGAATGGGACGCGACTCTTCTGGACGGCCTTCAGGAGGTCGAGAAGCCGAGTAAAGTTGCGAAGGTGAGCCGGAAGAAAGGTGTCCCCCGTGGTTAG
- a CDS encoding vitamin B12-dependent ribonucleotide reductase, producing the protein MIQRSSYSISANALRVLEKRYLAKNEEGVVIETPEALFRRVARNIAQAERLYDAEADVSAVEEAFHRLLSELRFLPNSPTLMNAGRELQQLSACFVLPVEDSMEGIFDAIKQTAVIHKTGGGTGFSFSRLRPKNDIVRTTGGVASGPISFMKVFNHATEAVKQGGTRRGANMGILRVDHPDILEFIRCKEDTREITNFNISVAVTDVFMEACEKEGDYELINPRTGERVGTLPASEVLGRIAVQAHRTGEPGLFFIDRANEVNPTPHAGAIEATNPCGEQPLLPYESCNLGSINLERHLIEVEGQYRVDWAALEESVRTAVRFLDNVIDMNRYPIGEIERITKANRKIGLGVMGFARMLFKLAIPYDSERGIETAKTVMSFIRETGCDESAKLAERRGVYPNWKGSLHEKRGERIRNAYVTTVAPTGTISMIADTSGGCEPEFSLIWYKNVLDGERLPYVLDYFVEVAKKEGFWSDDLLDQIARNHGSVQGLNLIPEKWREIFVVSHDIAPEWHVRMQAAFQEFSDSAVSKTINLPSSATVEEVKKAYLLAYRLGCKGITVYRDGARRDQVMNIGRDPKSPAGEDEKRKPDKEPLLSLELPDLIPELRIKVKTRRGNSYVHIGFLMKDEEMEGILKILKSKGSIRELFLSPSPHVKNRELLDMVCRLGSKLLRSGAPIEEVLEQLVKSNDQFGEMTSDAYALIKGLTTVVSRVQEAAQMRLPCPECGASPLRIQEGCLLCAACSWSKC; encoded by the coding sequence ATGATTCAACGATCGAGTTATTCAATTTCGGCGAACGCCCTTCGGGTGTTGGAGAAGCGCTACCTGGCGAAGAACGAAGAAGGGGTGGTCATCGAAACCCCGGAAGCGCTCTTCCGAAGGGTGGCCCGCAACATCGCTCAGGCGGAGCGGTTGTATGACGCGGAAGCGGATGTCTCAGCGGTCGAAGAAGCGTTCCACCGTTTGCTCTCGGAGTTGAGGTTTCTTCCGAACTCACCGACCTTGATGAACGCCGGCCGGGAACTGCAGCAGCTGTCGGCCTGTTTTGTCCTGCCGGTGGAAGATTCGATGGAGGGGATCTTTGACGCCATCAAGCAGACGGCGGTCATTCACAAGACCGGGGGTGGCACCGGCTTTTCCTTCAGCCGTCTTCGGCCGAAGAACGATATTGTCCGGACCACGGGTGGCGTTGCGTCGGGTCCGATCTCATTCATGAAGGTCTTCAATCATGCCACGGAGGCGGTGAAACAGGGGGGAACCCGGCGCGGCGCCAATATGGGAATCCTGCGGGTCGATCATCCGGATATCCTGGAGTTCATCCGGTGCAAGGAGGATACCCGTGAGATCACCAATTTCAATATCTCCGTCGCGGTCACCGATGTGTTCATGGAAGCCTGTGAGAAGGAGGGCGATTACGAATTGATCAATCCCCGCACGGGAGAGCGGGTCGGGACCCTGCCGGCGTCTGAGGTCCTCGGCCGGATCGCGGTTCAAGCTCACAGGACGGGGGAGCCGGGGCTGTTCTTCATCGACCGGGCCAATGAGGTCAATCCGACGCCTCACGCCGGCGCCATCGAGGCGACGAACCCTTGCGGAGAGCAACCGCTGCTCCCTTACGAGAGCTGCAACCTCGGGAGCATCAATCTGGAGCGGCATTTGATTGAAGTCGAGGGTCAATACCGGGTCGATTGGGCGGCCTTGGAGGAGAGCGTCCGGACCGCCGTCCGCTTCCTCGACAATGTGATCGACATGAACCGCTATCCGATCGGAGAGATCGAACGGATCACCAAAGCCAACAGGAAGATCGGGCTGGGAGTGATGGGCTTCGCCCGGATGCTTTTCAAGCTGGCGATCCCGTACGATTCTGAAAGGGGGATCGAGACGGCCAAGACGGTTATGAGCTTCATCCGGGAAACCGGTTGCGATGAATCGGCCAAGCTGGCGGAGAGGAGAGGGGTCTATCCGAACTGGAAGGGATCTTTACACGAAAAGCGGGGAGAACGGATTCGGAATGCTTATGTCACGACCGTCGCGCCGACCGGCACCATCTCGATGATCGCCGATACTTCGGGCGGATGCGAGCCGGAGTTCTCCCTGATCTGGTACAAGAACGTTCTGGACGGAGAGCGCCTTCCTTACGTGCTCGATTATTTCGTCGAGGTTGCGAAAAAGGAAGGTTTCTGGAGCGACGACCTGCTCGATCAAATCGCCAGAAACCATGGCTCGGTGCAGGGGCTGAACCTCATTCCGGAAAAATGGCGGGAGATCTTCGTGGTTTCGCATGACATCGCGCCGGAGTGGCATGTGCGGATGCAGGCGGCCTTTCAGGAATTCTCCGATTCGGCCGTCTCCAAGACCATCAATCTGCCCTCATCGGCCACGGTCGAGGAGGTAAAGAAGGCCTATCTCCTGGCCTACCGCCTCGGCTGCAAAGGAATCACCGTCTACCGGGACGGGGCGCGCCGGGACCAGGTGATGAACATCGGCAGGGATCCAAAATCCCCTGCCGGAGAGGATGAAAAGAGGAAGCCTGACAAAGAGCCGCTCCTCTCGCTGGAACTTCCGGATTTGATTCCGGAGCTACGGATCAAGGTCAAGACCCGGCGGGGCAACTCCTACGTCCATATCGGCTTCCTGATGAAGGACGAGGAGATGGAAGGGATCCTAAAGATACTCAAATCGAAGGGGAGCATCCGGGAGCTTTTCTTGTCTCCTTCTCCTCATGTAAAGAACCGGGAATTGCTCGACATGGTCTGCCGGTTGGGAAGCAAGCTGCTACGATCGGGCGCGCCGATCGAGGAGGTGCTGGAGCAGTTGGTGAAATCGAACGATCAATTCGGGGAGATGACCTCCGATGCGTATGCCCTGATCAAAGGGCTGACGACGGTGGTTTCCCGGGTCCAGGAAGCCGCGCAGATGCGGCTCCCCTGTCCGGAATGCGGTGCCTCTCCGCTCCGGATACAGGAAGGATGTCTCCTCTGCGCCGCCTGTTCCTGGTCCAAATGCTGA